A genome region from Triticum aestivum cultivar Chinese Spring chromosome 2B, IWGSC CS RefSeq v2.1, whole genome shotgun sequence includes the following:
- the LOC123041895 gene encoding pumilio homolog 1 isoform X2 yields the protein MDNKGKSKAIDDYVRTASQFHRSSGIDSGKEIWEDDAATIALGGRQRDRSLFLSFLDEQDDSKSEEESTLHNQRLPQIGDTYIDPFQPVNSCASTTNSVVKDYAELPSQIPLLNMDEACLRALIDPDQELSCKLWRQSPEALKNHYALDVEMACSGGHVPNINAPGNSQVNSLLQLIKNPVNQSMRLINVKGHVPALSADPIGSCFIRQKLDEATTGEIVMLYKEITPHILTLATDAFPTYVIQKLLEHGPAVYFRILIANLMGHVLDLSLHLYGCRVIQKAFEISGISQQIGMATELDSNLFKCICNQHANHAVQKCMECVQPQYIQFIYRRLCGKAKMLSTHPFGFHVVQKMLEFCKDPQIMDMFIKEILDCVKELSVDPYGNYVVQYIVEHGGPRYRQIIMLKLAGSIVQMSHQKHSSKVIEKCLIYGSYHDCKLLINEILSAGGGQTADHLVGMIIHQYANCVVRQMVDVVNDWQFNVIVDVLRRNRDTLVMYAHGRQVIAQVERLLNGMAPSPDSFGQTSSSSKFV from the exons ATGGATAACAAAGGCAAATCCAAGGCCATTGACGATTACGTGCGAACGGCATCCCAGTTCCATCGTAGCAGCGGGATAGACAGCGGCAAAGAGATATGGGAGGACGATGCTGCCACCATTGCTCTTGGTGGCCGTCAACGTGACAGGAGCCTTTTCCTCAGCTTCTTAGATGAAcag GATGATTCAAAGAGCGAAGAAGAGTCGACTCTACACAATCAGAGGTTGCCCCAAATTGGCGACACATACATAGATCCATTTCAGCCTGTGAACTCTTGTGCCTCTACTACAAACAGTGTTGTCAAGGATTATGCTGAGCTACCCTCCCAAATTCCACTACTGAATATGGAT GAGGCATGCCTTCGTGCGTTGATTGACCCAGATCAGGAATTATCCTGCAAACTATGGCGTCAGTCCCCCGAGGCTTTGAAGAATCACTACGCTCTCGACGTTGAGATGGCATGTTCTGGGGGGCATGTGCCAAATATAAATGCTCCTGGGAATTCCCAGGTCAATTCACTTCTTCAGCTGATCAAGAATCCAGTAAACCAGTCTATGCGGCTCATCAATGTCAAGGGTCACGTGCCTGCTCTCAG TGCTGACCCAATTGGCAGCTGCTTTATACGGCAGAAACTTGACGAAGCAACTACTGGAGAGATAGTTATGCTATATAAAGAAATCACGCCTCACATCCTTACACTGGCCACTGATGCCTTTCCCACTTACGTTATCCAAAAG CTTCTTGAGCATGGACCAGCAGTCTACTTCAGGATACTAATTGCTAATCTAATGGGGCATGTGTTAGACCTAAGCCTTCATCTCTATGGTTGTCGGGTGATCCAGAAG GCTTTTGAAATAAGCGGCATTAGTCAACAAATAGGGATGGCCACGGAGCTTGATAGCAACCTATTCAAATGTATCTGCAATCAACATGCAAACCATGCCGTTCAGAAATGCATGGAGTGTGTGCAGCCACAATATATCCAATTCATCTATAGACGATTATGTGGCAAGGCCAAGATGTTATCCACCCATCCTTTTGGATTCCATGTGGTTCAG AAAATGCTGGAGTTCTGCAAGGACCCTCAAATTATGGACATGTTTATCAAAGAGATTCTCGATTGTGTAAAGGAGTTGTCTGTAGACCCATATGGAAACTACGTTGTGCAG TACATTGTGGAGCATGGAGGACCTCGTTATCGACAAATTATTATGTTGAAACTTGCTGGAAGCATAGTACAGATGAGCCACCAGAAGCACTCTTCCAAAGTCATTGAGAAGTGCCTGATCTATGGCAGCTACCACGATTGCAAGCTTCTCATAAATGAGATCCTTTCTGCAGGCGGTGGTCAAACTGCAGATCATCTCGTG GGCATGATAATCCACCAGTATGCAAACTGCGTGGTGCGGCAGATGGTTGACGTGGTGAACGATTGGCAGTTCAACGTGATCGTGGATGTGCTGAGGCGCAACAGGGACACTTTGGTCATGTACGCCCATGGGAGGCAGGTCATCGCGCAGGTCGAGCGGCTCCTCAACGGCATGGCACCGTCCCCCGACTCCTTTGGGCAAACATCGTCGTCGTCCAAGTTCGTCTAG
- the LOC123041895 gene encoding pumilio homolog 1 isoform X1, with translation MDNKGKSKAIDDYVRTASQFHRSSGIDSGKEIWEDDAATIALGGRQRDRSLFLSFLDEQDDSKSEEESTLHNQRLPQIGDTYIDPFQPVNSCASTTNSVVKDYAELPSQIPLLNMDVVKDFRAQSSSSSSRSVLANFANMMAMQEACLRALIDPDQELSCKLWRQSPEALKNHYALDVEMACSGGHVPNINAPGNSQVNSLLQLIKNPVNQSMRLINVKGHVPALSADPIGSCFIRQKLDEATTGEIVMLYKEITPHILTLATDAFPTYVIQKLLEHGPAVYFRILIANLMGHVLDLSLHLYGCRVIQKAFEISGISQQIGMATELDSNLFKCICNQHANHAVQKCMECVQPQYIQFIYRRLCGKAKMLSTHPFGFHVVQKMLEFCKDPQIMDMFIKEILDCVKELSVDPYGNYVVQYIVEHGGPRYRQIIMLKLAGSIVQMSHQKHSSKVIEKCLIYGSYHDCKLLINEILSAGGGQTADHLVGMIIHQYANCVVRQMVDVVNDWQFNVIVDVLRRNRDTLVMYAHGRQVIAQVERLLNGMAPSPDSFGQTSSSSKFV, from the exons ATGGATAACAAAGGCAAATCCAAGGCCATTGACGATTACGTGCGAACGGCATCCCAGTTCCATCGTAGCAGCGGGATAGACAGCGGCAAAGAGATATGGGAGGACGATGCTGCCACCATTGCTCTTGGTGGCCGTCAACGTGACAGGAGCCTTTTCCTCAGCTTCTTAGATGAAcag GATGATTCAAAGAGCGAAGAAGAGTCGACTCTACACAATCAGAGGTTGCCCCAAATTGGCGACACATACATAGATCCATTTCAGCCTGTGAACTCTTGTGCCTCTACTACAAACAGTGTTGTCAAGGATTATGCTGAGCTACCCTCCCAAATTCCACTACTGAATATGGATGTTGTTAAAGATTTTCGTGCacaatcatcatcttcttcttcaaggaGCGTGCTTGCGAATTTTGCTAATATGATGGCGATGCAGGAGGCATGCCTTCGTGCGTTGATTGACCCAGATCAGGAATTATCCTGCAAACTATGGCGTCAGTCCCCCGAGGCTTTGAAGAATCACTACGCTCTCGACGTTGAGATGGCATGTTCTGGGGGGCATGTGCCAAATATAAATGCTCCTGGGAATTCCCAGGTCAATTCACTTCTTCAGCTGATCAAGAATCCAGTAAACCAGTCTATGCGGCTCATCAATGTCAAGGGTCACGTGCCTGCTCTCAG TGCTGACCCAATTGGCAGCTGCTTTATACGGCAGAAACTTGACGAAGCAACTACTGGAGAGATAGTTATGCTATATAAAGAAATCACGCCTCACATCCTTACACTGGCCACTGATGCCTTTCCCACTTACGTTATCCAAAAG CTTCTTGAGCATGGACCAGCAGTCTACTTCAGGATACTAATTGCTAATCTAATGGGGCATGTGTTAGACCTAAGCCTTCATCTCTATGGTTGTCGGGTGATCCAGAAG GCTTTTGAAATAAGCGGCATTAGTCAACAAATAGGGATGGCCACGGAGCTTGATAGCAACCTATTCAAATGTATCTGCAATCAACATGCAAACCATGCCGTTCAGAAATGCATGGAGTGTGTGCAGCCACAATATATCCAATTCATCTATAGACGATTATGTGGCAAGGCCAAGATGTTATCCACCCATCCTTTTGGATTCCATGTGGTTCAG AAAATGCTGGAGTTCTGCAAGGACCCTCAAATTATGGACATGTTTATCAAAGAGATTCTCGATTGTGTAAAGGAGTTGTCTGTAGACCCATATGGAAACTACGTTGTGCAG TACATTGTGGAGCATGGAGGACCTCGTTATCGACAAATTATTATGTTGAAACTTGCTGGAAGCATAGTACAGATGAGCCACCAGAAGCACTCTTCCAAAGTCATTGAGAAGTGCCTGATCTATGGCAGCTACCACGATTGCAAGCTTCTCATAAATGAGATCCTTTCTGCAGGCGGTGGTCAAACTGCAGATCATCTCGTG GGCATGATAATCCACCAGTATGCAAACTGCGTGGTGCGGCAGATGGTTGACGTGGTGAACGATTGGCAGTTCAACGTGATCGTGGATGTGCTGAGGCGCAACAGGGACACTTTGGTCATGTACGCCCATGGGAGGCAGGTCATCGCGCAGGTCGAGCGGCTCCTCAACGGCATGGCACCGTCCCCCGACTCCTTTGGGCAAACATCGTCGTCGTCCAAGTTCGTCTAG